CCCAATCTTTACTACAGGCTTCCCCACGAAATGATGGACATCAACGAAATTCGCGAATACCTGCCTCACCGCTACCCGTTCCTGCTGGTGGACCGTGTAGTTGAGCTGGATGTTGAGAGCAAGAGCATTCGTGCCTACAAGAATGTCAGCATCAATGAACCGTTCTTCAACGGTCACTTCCCTGCGCATCCAATCATGCCGGGCGTGTTGATCATCGAAGCGATGGCCCAGGCAGCCGGTATCCTTGGTTTTAAAATGCTTGACGTGAAGCCTGCCGATGGCACGCTTTACTACTTCGTGGGCTCCGACAAGCTGCGTTTCCGCCAGCCAGTGCTGCCGGGCGACCAGCTGATTCTTGAAGCGAAGTTCATCAGTTGCAAACGTCAGATCTGGAAGTTCGAATGCCAGGCCTCGGTCGACGGCAAGCCGGTGTGCTCCGCAGAAATCATCTGTGCGGAACGTAAACTATGAGTTTGATTGACTCTCGCGCAATCATCGATCCGACAGCCATTCTGGCTGACGATGTAGAGGTCGGCCCGTGGTCGATCGTCGGAGCCGGTGTGGAAATTGGCGAGGGTACAGTGATCGGGCCGCACGTGATCCTGCGTGGCCCGACGCGGATCGGTAAACACAATCGCATCTACCAGTTTTCCTCGGTAGGCGAAGACACACCCGATCTCAAGTACAAAGGCGAAGAGACGCGCCTGGTGATCGGCGATCACAACGTGATTCGTGAAGGTGTGACGATCCATCGTGGCACTATTCAGGATCGCGCCGAAACCACGCTGGGTGATCACAATCTGATCATGGCTTACGCGCATATTGGCCATGACAGCGTCATCGGCAATAACTGCATTCTGGTCAACAACACCGCGTTGGCCGGTCATGTGCACGTTGACGATTGGGCGATCCTGTCCGGATTTACGCTGGTGCATCAGTTCTGCCACATCGGCGCCCACAGCTTCTCAGGCATGGGCACCGCAATTGGCAAGGACGTTCCTGCATTTGTCACGGTCTTCGGCAACCCCGCGGAGGCCCGCAGCATGAACTTCGAAGGCATGCGTCGTCGCGGCTTTGCCGAAGACGCCATCCACGCGCTGCGTCGAGCGTACAAAGTGGTTTATCGCCAAGGCCTGACGGTCGATCAGGCGATTGCCGAACTCGCCGAGCCTGCCGCATTGTTTCCTGAAGTGGCTGTGTTCCTCGAGTCCATTCAATCGTCGACTCGCGGCATTACTCGCTAACCATGACTGGCGTATTGCGTATCGCGCTGGTGGCTGGCGAGGCTTCCGGCGATATTCTCGGTTCCGGACTGATGCGCGCCATCAAGGCTCGTCATCCTGATGCGCAATTCATTGGGGTCGGCGGTCCGCTGATGGAAGCCGAAGGCATGGTTTCCTATTTCCCCATGGAACGCCTGTCGGTCATGGGACTGGTCGAGGTGCTGGGGCGTTTGCGCGAACTGCTCGCCAAACGCAAAGTGCTGGTACAGACCCTGATCGATGAAAAGCCTGACTTGTTCATCGGCATCGATGCGCCGGATTTCACCCTCAACATCGAACTTCAATTACGCCGTGCCGGCATCAAGACCGTGCATTACGTCAGCCCGTCGGTCTGGGCCTGGCGGCAAAAGCGGGTGCTGAAGATTCGTGAGGGTTGCGATCTGATGCTCACGTTGCTGCCTTTCGAAGCACGTTTCTATGAAGAAAAGGGCGTGCCGGTCAAGTTCGTCGGGCATCCTTTGGCCGACACCATTCCGCTTGAGGCTGATCGTGCTGCGGCCCGCGTGGAGCTCGGCTTGGGCGATGGCCCCGTTGTCGCGTTGATGCCGGGTAGCCGTGGTGGCGAAGTAGGCCGTCTGGGCACTCTGTTTCTTGATGCTGCGCAGCTGCTGCTGGCTCAACGTCCTGGGCTGCGCTTCGTACTGCCGTGTGCCAGCCCGCAGCGCCGGGCGCAAATCGAACAATTGCTGCAAGGTCGTGAGTTGCCGCTGACGCTTCTCGACGGCGGTTCGCACCTGGCGCTCGCCGCCTGCGACGCGGTGTTGATCGCGTCCGGCACCGCCACCCTCGAAGCCTTGTTGTACAAACGACCAATGGTCGTTGCCTATCGAATGGCACCGATTACCTTTTGGATACTCAAGCGTTTGGTGAAAAGCCCGTACGTCTCCCTGCCGAACCTGCTGGCCCAGCGCCTGCTGGTTCCGGAATTGCTGCAAGATGCGGCGACCGCCGAAACATTGGCGCAGACGCTGCTGCCGCTGCTTGAAGGCGGCCAGGAACAGACTTCGGGCTTTGATGAAATACACCGGACCTTGCGTCGCGATGCCTCCAATCAGGCCGCCGAAGCGGTATTGAGCCTGATCGGTCGCTCGCCTTCACTGTGAGTGCACGAACAATGCAAATGGGTCTGGATTTCAATCTGGTCGAAGAACTGGTTGCCGGCGTCGACGAGGTGGGTCGCGGCCCGCTGTGTGGCGCGGTAGTGACCGCTGCCGTGATCCTCGATCCACGTCGGCCGATTCTGGGTCTGAATGACTCGAAGAAGCTCACCGAAGCCAAGCGCGAAAAGCTCTACGACGAAATTTGCGAGAAAGCCTTGTGCTGGTATATCGCCAGGGCTGAGGTCGAGGAAATCGACGAGCTGAACATTCTGCATGCCACGATGCTGGCCATGAAGCGCGCCGTTGAAGGTCTGATCATTACGCCAAAGCTGGCACTGATTGATGGCAACCGTTGCCCGCAGCTGTCGGTGCCCAGCGCGCCGGTGATCCAGGGCGATGCCCAGGTTCCGGCGATTGCCGCGGCGTCGATTCTGGCCAAAGTCAGTCGTGATCGGGAAATGGCCGCGTTTGAACTGATATATCCGGGCTACGGCATGGGCGCGCATAAGGGTTATCCGACGCCCGTCCATCTGGAAGCCTTGGCGCGACTGGGCCCGACACCGATTCATCGGCGTTCTTTTGCGCCGGTACGTGCAGCCTATGCAGCCCGCGAGATGATGATGTTGAGCAACATGCCGTCATTATCGGTATTCCCGCTGGACTGACAGTGGGCTGATGTTTTGCCAAAGGCCCGGTACAATCCGGGCCTTCGTTTTTTGTTCTAGCGCTATAGGATCACCATGCCGGCTTCTTTCGTTCATCTACGCCTGCACACCGAATATTCGCTGGTCGACGGCCTGGTCCGGGTCAAGCCACTGGTCAAGACCCTGGCTGCCATGAACATGCCCGCCGTGGCGGTGACCGATCAGAACAACATGTGTTCGTTGGTCAAATTCTATAAAGCCTCCATGGGCGCGGGGATCAAGCCTATTTGCGGCGCGGACCTGTGGCTGTCGAACAAGGACGAAGACGCAGCGCTGAGCCGTATCAGCCTGCTGGCGATGAACGCCAAGGGTTATCGCAACCTGACCGAACTGATTTCCCGGGGATTCATCGAAGGCCAGCGTAACGGCCAGGTGATCATCGAGCGTGAATGGGTTGCCCAGGCCAGCGAAGGCTTGATTGCGCTGTCCGCCGCCAAAGAAGGCGAGATCGGCATGGCCTTGCTCGGCAACAATCCCGACGAAGCGGACAAATTGCTCAGCGAATGGATGGCGGTTTTTCCTGACCGTTACTATGTCGAGGTGCAGCGCACCAACCGTCCCAACGACGAAGAGCATTTGCACGCTGCCGTGGCCCTGGCCGATCGGCATGGCGCGCCATTGGTTGCGACCAACGATGTGCGCTTCATCAAGCAGGAAGATTTCGAGGCCCACGAAACCCGTGTGTGCATCGGCGAAGGTCGCGCTCTGGACGACCCGCGCCGCTCGCACAATTACAGCGACCAGCAGTACCTGAAAAGCGCCGAGGAAATGGCCGAGCTGTTCAGTGACTTGCCCGAGGCGCTGGAAAACACGGTTGAAATCGCCAAGCGCTGCAACATTGAGGTCAAGCTGGGCACGCACTTTCTGCCCAACTTCCCGATCCCCGATGGCATGACCATCGATGAATATTTCCGCAAAGTGTCGTTCGACGGTCTGGAAGATCGCCTCTCGGTGTTGCTGCCGAAGGACACTACCGAAGACTACGACGCCAAGCGCCAGGTGTATGTCGATCGGCTGAATTTCGAGCTGGATATCATCATCCAGATGGGTTTCCCCGGTTACTTCCTGATCGTGATGGACTTCATCCAGTGGGCCAAGAGCAACGGCGTTCCGGTTGGCCCCGGCCGTGGATCGGGTGCTGGTTCGCTGGTGGCCTACGTCCAGAAGATTACCGACCTCGATCCGCTGGAATATGACCTGCTGTTCGAACGCTTCCTGAACCCGGAACGGGTCTCCATGCCCGACTTCGACGTCGACTTCTGCATGGATGGCCGCGACCGCGTGATTGATTACGTGGCCGAGAAATACGGGCGCAATGCGGTAAGTCAGATCATCACCTTCGGTTCCATGGCCGCCAAGGCTGTGGTCCGCGACGTGGCGCGGGTGCAGGGCAAGTCTTACGGCCTGGCGGATCGCCTGTCGAAGATGATCCCGTTCGAAGTCGGCATGACCCTGGAAAAAGCCTACGAGCAGGAAGAAATCCTCCGTGACTTCCTCAAGGTCGATGAAGAGGCGGCTGAAATCTGGGAGATGGCGCGCAAGCTCGAAGGCATTGTGCGTAACGTCGGCAAGCACGCCGGGGGCGTGGTTATCGCGCCGACCAAACTGACTGACTTCTCGCCGATCTATTGCGATGAAGTGGGCGACGGTCTGGTTACCCAGTTCGACAAGGACGACGTCGAGGCTGCCGGGCTGGTGAAGTTCGACTTCCTCGGGCTGCGGACCCTGACCATCATCGACTGGGCGCTGAAGACGATCAACCGCGACCGCGCCAAGGTCGATGAGCCGCCGCTGGATATCGCTTTCATCCCGCTGGATGACGCGCCGACCTACCAGCTGCTGCAAAAGGCTGAAACCACGGCAGTGTTCCAGCTTGAATCCCGAGGCATGAAGGAGCTGATCAAAAAGCTCAAGCCCGACTGCCTGGAAGACTTGATCGCATTGGTGGCCCTGTTCCGTCCGGGCCCGCTGCAATCAGGCATGGTTGACGACTTCATCAACCGTAAGCACGGTCGCGCCGAGCTTTCGTACCCGCACGTCGATTACCAGTACGAGGGCCTCAAGCCGGTACTCGCGCCGACCTACGGCATCATCCTGTATCAGGAACAGGTGATGCAGATTGCCCAGGTCATGGCCGGTTACACCCTCGGTGGTGCGGACATGCTGCGCCGGGCCATGGGCAAGAAAAAGCCCGAAGAAATGGCCAAGCAGCGCGGCGGTTTTATTGATGGCTGCACCAACAACAATATCGACCCGGACCTGGCCGGTAACATTTTCGACCTGGTGGAAAAATTCGCCGGTTACGGCTTCAACAAGTCTCACTCGGCCGCCTATGGCCTGGTGTCGTACCAGACTGCCTGGCTGAAGACTCACTACCCGGCGCCGTTCATGGCGGCGGTGCTTTCTGCGGATATGCACAACACCGACAAGGTCGTGACCTTGATCGAGGAAGTGCGGACCATGAAGCTGCGCCTCGATGCGCCGGACGTGAACACCTCGGAGTTCAAGTTCACGGTCAGCGACGATGGCCGGATTCTGTATGGCCTTGGCGCGATCAAAGGCGTTGGCGAGAGCCCGGTTGAAGCCATCACCGAAGCGCGTCAGGAAGGTCCTTTCACCGACCTGTTCGATTTCTGCGCCCGCGTCGATCTCAAACGCGTCAACAAACGCACGCTGGACGGCTTGATCCGCAGCGGCGCGCTGGATCGCCTGGGGCCGTATTTCGAAAGCGAACCCAAAGCCTATCAAGCCAATATCGACCGCAATCGCGCGGTATTACTCGCGGCTCTGGCCGAAGCCATTCAGGCCGCCGAGCAAACCGCACGCAGCCATGACAGCGGTCACGCGGACCTGTTCGGCGGTTTGTTCGTCGAAGAAGACACCGACGTCTATGCTAACCACCGCAAGACCAAGGAAGGCACGCTCAAGGATCGACTGCGCGGCGAAAAAGAAACGTTGGGGTTGTACCTGACCGGTCACCCTATCGACGAATACGAAGGCGAAATTCGCCGTTTTGCCCGGCAACGGATCATCGATCTCAAGCCGGCGCGGGATACTCAAACCGTCGCGGGCCTGATCATCGCGTTGCGGGTCATGAAGAACAAAAAGGGCGACAAGATGGGTTTCATTACCCTGGACGACCGTTCCGGGCGTATCGAAGCCTCGTTGTTTGCCGAAGCGTTTCACTCGGCGCAATCGCTGTTGCAGACCGACGCAATGGTGGTGGTCGAAGGCGAAGTCAGTAATGACGACTTCTCCGGCGGTTTGCGTCTGCGCGCCAAGCGCGTCATGAGTATCGAAGATGCGCGCACCAACCTTGCCGAAAGCCTGCGCCTGACCGTGCATGCCGAGGCGCTGAAGGGCGACCGGCTGCGCTGGCTTGGCGATTTGTGCAAAAAGCATCGTGGCGCATGCCCAATCACCCTGGATTACACCGGCCTGGATGCCAAGGCGTTGTTGCAGTTTGGCGAAGCGTGGCGAATCGATCCCGCAGACAGCTTGATTCAAGCGCTGCGTGACCAGTTCGGACGTGAGAACGTCTTCCTGCAGTATCGCTGAACTCAGCCCTGAATTTTTAATCTCGACCTGAATGCGCCAGTTCCCGTAAGGTATGGCGCTCACGGATCAACCGGCCGGCCTCTTGGCCGTCGACCCAAGACGGATGCCTATGAACCCGAATTTTCTTGATTTCGAACAGCCGATCGCTGACCTGCAAGCCAAGATCGAAGAATTGCGCTTGGTGGGTAATGACAACTCGCTGAATATCGGCGACGAAATCTCGCGTCTGCAGGAAAAGAGCAACACGCTGACCGAAAGCATTTTCGGCAATCTGACCAGCTGGCAGATCGCACGTATGGCGCGTCATCCGCGTCGTCCGTACACCCTGGACTACATTCAGCACATTTTCACCGAGTTCGATGAACTGCACGGCGACCGTCACTTTTCCGACGACGCCGCGATTGTCGGTGGCGTCGCGCGTCTGGAAGGTCAACCAGTGATGGTCATCGGCCACCAGAAGGGTCGTGAAGTCCGCGAAAAGGTTCGCCGCAACTTCGGCATGCCGCGTCCAGAAGGCTATCGCAAAGCCTGCCGCCTGATGGAAATGGCCGAACGCTTCAAGATGCCGATCCTGACCTTCATCGACACGCCGGGTGCTTACCCTGGCATCGACGCTGAAGAGCGCAACCAGAGCGAAGCGATTGCCTGGAATTTGCGAGTCATGGCGCGTCTGAAAACCCCGATCATCGCCACCGTTATTGGCGAAGGCGGTTCCGGCGGCGCATTGGCCATTGGCGTCTGCGACCAGCTGAACATGCTGCAGTATTCGACCTACGCGGTCATTTCCCCGGAAGGTTGCGCATCGATCCTGTGGAAAACCGCTGACAAGGCGCCGGACGCTGCCGAAGCCATGGGCATCACCGCTGATCGCCTCAAGGGCCTGGGCATCGTTGATAAAGTCATCGGTGAACCGCTGGGTGGCGCCCATCGCGATCCTGCCGGTGCTGCCGAGTCGATTCGTCAGGAACTGAGCGATCAGTTGCAGATGCT
This genomic window from Pseudomonas sp. G.S.17 contains:
- the lpxB gene encoding lipid-A-disaccharide synthase, which translates into the protein MTGVLRIALVAGEASGDILGSGLMRAIKARHPDAQFIGVGGPLMEAEGMVSYFPMERLSVMGLVEVLGRLRELLAKRKVLVQTLIDEKPDLFIGIDAPDFTLNIELQLRRAGIKTVHYVSPSVWAWRQKRVLKIREGCDLMLTLLPFEARFYEEKGVPVKFVGHPLADTIPLEADRAAARVELGLGDGPVVALMPGSRGGEVGRLGTLFLDAAQLLLAQRPGLRFVLPCASPQRRAQIEQLLQGRELPLTLLDGGSHLALAACDAVLIASGTATLEALLYKRPMVVAYRMAPITFWILKRLVKSPYVSLPNLLAQRLLVPELLQDAATAETLAQTLLPLLEGGQEQTSGFDEIHRTLRRDASNQAAEAVLSLIGRSPSL
- the fabZ gene encoding 3-hydroxyacyl-ACP dehydratase FabZ gives rise to the protein MMDINEIREYLPHRYPFLLVDRVVELDVESKSIRAYKNVSINEPFFNGHFPAHPIMPGVLIIEAMAQAAGILGFKMLDVKPADGTLYYFVGSDKLRFRQPVLPGDQLILEAKFISCKRQIWKFECQASVDGKPVCSAEIICAERKL
- the dnaE gene encoding DNA polymerase III subunit alpha gives rise to the protein MPASFVHLRLHTEYSLVDGLVRVKPLVKTLAAMNMPAVAVTDQNNMCSLVKFYKASMGAGIKPICGADLWLSNKDEDAALSRISLLAMNAKGYRNLTELISRGFIEGQRNGQVIIEREWVAQASEGLIALSAAKEGEIGMALLGNNPDEADKLLSEWMAVFPDRYYVEVQRTNRPNDEEHLHAAVALADRHGAPLVATNDVRFIKQEDFEAHETRVCIGEGRALDDPRRSHNYSDQQYLKSAEEMAELFSDLPEALENTVEIAKRCNIEVKLGTHFLPNFPIPDGMTIDEYFRKVSFDGLEDRLSVLLPKDTTEDYDAKRQVYVDRLNFELDIIIQMGFPGYFLIVMDFIQWAKSNGVPVGPGRGSGAGSLVAYVQKITDLDPLEYDLLFERFLNPERVSMPDFDVDFCMDGRDRVIDYVAEKYGRNAVSQIITFGSMAAKAVVRDVARVQGKSYGLADRLSKMIPFEVGMTLEKAYEQEEILRDFLKVDEEAAEIWEMARKLEGIVRNVGKHAGGVVIAPTKLTDFSPIYCDEVGDGLVTQFDKDDVEAAGLVKFDFLGLRTLTIIDWALKTINRDRAKVDEPPLDIAFIPLDDAPTYQLLQKAETTAVFQLESRGMKELIKKLKPDCLEDLIALVALFRPGPLQSGMVDDFINRKHGRAELSYPHVDYQYEGLKPVLAPTYGIILYQEQVMQIAQVMAGYTLGGADMLRRAMGKKKPEEMAKQRGGFIDGCTNNNIDPDLAGNIFDLVEKFAGYGFNKSHSAAYGLVSYQTAWLKTHYPAPFMAAVLSADMHNTDKVVTLIEEVRTMKLRLDAPDVNTSEFKFTVSDDGRILYGLGAIKGVGESPVEAITEARQEGPFTDLFDFCARVDLKRVNKRTLDGLIRSGALDRLGPYFESEPKAYQANIDRNRAVLLAALAEAIQAAEQTARSHDSGHADLFGGLFVEEDTDVYANHRKTKEGTLKDRLRGEKETLGLYLTGHPIDEYEGEIRRFARQRIIDLKPARDTQTVAGLIIALRVMKNKKGDKMGFITLDDRSGRIEASLFAEAFHSAQSLLQTDAMVVVEGEVSNDDFSGGLRLRAKRVMSIEDARTNLAESLRLTVHAEALKGDRLRWLGDLCKKHRGACPITLDYTGLDAKALLQFGEAWRIDPADSLIQALRDQFGRENVFLQYR
- the lpxA gene encoding acyl-ACP--UDP-N-acetylglucosamine O-acyltransferase, whose protein sequence is MSLIDSRAIIDPTAILADDVEVGPWSIVGAGVEIGEGTVIGPHVILRGPTRIGKHNRIYQFSSVGEDTPDLKYKGEETRLVIGDHNVIREGVTIHRGTIQDRAETTLGDHNLIMAYAHIGHDSVIGNNCILVNNTALAGHVHVDDWAILSGFTLVHQFCHIGAHSFSGMGTAIGKDVPAFVTVFGNPAEARSMNFEGMRRRGFAEDAIHALRRAYKVVYRQGLTVDQAIAELAEPAALFPEVAVFLESIQSSTRGITR
- a CDS encoding acetyl-CoA carboxylase carboxyltransferase subunit alpha, producing MNPNFLDFEQPIADLQAKIEELRLVGNDNSLNIGDEISRLQEKSNTLTESIFGNLTSWQIARMARHPRRPYTLDYIQHIFTEFDELHGDRHFSDDAAIVGGVARLEGQPVMVIGHQKGREVREKVRRNFGMPRPEGYRKACRLMEMAERFKMPILTFIDTPGAYPGIDAEERNQSEAIAWNLRVMARLKTPIIATVIGEGGSGGALAIGVCDQLNMLQYSTYAVISPEGCASILWKTADKAPDAAEAMGITADRLKGLGIVDKVIGEPLGGAHRDPAGAAESIRQELSDQLQMLKKFDNDALLARRYERLMSYGL
- the rnhB gene encoding ribonuclease HII, giving the protein MQMGLDFNLVEELVAGVDEVGRGPLCGAVVTAAVILDPRRPILGLNDSKKLTEAKREKLYDEICEKALCWYIARAEVEEIDELNILHATMLAMKRAVEGLIITPKLALIDGNRCPQLSVPSAPVIQGDAQVPAIAAASILAKVSRDREMAAFELIYPGYGMGAHKGYPTPVHLEALARLGPTPIHRRSFAPVRAAYAAREMMMLSNMPSLSVFPLD